The following nucleotide sequence is from Ahniella affigens.
ATGATGAACGAGTACATCATGCCCGGACCCGCCTTGTTGGCGGCCACGGCGGTCAACACGAAGATGCCGGTACCGATGATGGCGCCGACGCCGAGCATGGTCAGGTCAAAAGCCCCCAACTGCCGCTTCAGGCCTTTCTTCTCGGCTGTGGCCAAAATCTGGTCCAGTGGTTTGATACGGTCAAATAGCATCCGGTTACTCCGTGTTCTGGTGACTGATCGTCGGAACCATGGCCACGCCCGGCAGCTCCCTCGTCTGCGTTGAGCGTCGGCTGGCATGAATTTGTGTCGGCTTGCTAACGAAACCCTCGCGGCCCAGACGGGCAATCGGGTTCCGGGCACGGCCACAACGTGGGCTAAGATACGCACGAACTCCACATCGGGCAAGGGAAATCCGTGATACCAGTGTTTGAATCGGCCCAGGAAAAGGTCCGGGCCTTGCTTTTTGACAACCAACATGTGCCGGGATTGTCGCCAGAGATCGTGCAGCTGTTCTTGGATTTCGCCGCTTCCAGTGCTGATTGCTGCGAGCGCCATCACGCCCCTGGGCACTTCACCGGCTCGGCGCTGGTGCTGAGTGCCGACAGTCAGCGAACGCTGCTGACCCATCATCGCAAGCTCGATCGTTGGCTCCAACCCGGCGGTCATGCTGACGGCGATGGCGATCTGCGCGCAGTGGCGCTCAGGGAGGCGGAGGAGGAGACGGGCTTGGTCGGGCTGACGGTCGAGTCGGCCATTCTGGACCTCGATCGTCATTGGATTCCGGAGCGGAAGGGTGAGCCTGGACATTGGCACTACGACGTGCGCTTTCTAGTCCGGGCGACGGCGAGTGAAGCGTTTGTCATCAGTGAAGAATCACATGCCCTGAAATGGTGGCCGTTGACGGCGGTGGCTACCGATGCGGCATTCGATCCGTCATTGATGCGTATGGCCGCGCGTTGTCTGGAACGCCCGGTTTAAGGCGGGGCGGAACAGACTAGTCCTGGGCAATCAGATGCGGCGAGCCGCCCGTGCCTGGGCGGTTCTTTGGCCCAAAACGCACAACGCGCCGATGTGGCGCGTTGTGTCAGAAGCGGAAACTGGCGTGCTTGCCGATGTTACTGGCCGCCACCTTCTACTGGTTTGTAACCGAAAAAGCTCTCGAGCAGTTTGTCGTCGCCATCGTATTCGCTCGCATTGGCTTCGACGAATTGGCTGATGCGAAGCTCATTCAACGCGGCGTAGCCGTCGTTGTCTTCGTGCATATTGAGCAGCGCGTCCTTGATGGCAGTCTTGACGGCCGGGTCGACGCCCGCGGCGGCCGAAAAGGCAGGTCCCGTGAATTCGCGCGTGGTCGTCATGACGATCAGGTTGGGATATTCGTCCTTGATGATCGACGGCACGATGGCGGCTTCGGCCTCGCCAGCAAACACGATTTCGACACCGTCGCGCCAGCTTTGGGCTGTGGACATGACATTCGGTTGGCGAATGGCGTCGGGCCAGATTTCGGCCAGTAGCGCAAACCCCATGCTCGGGCTCGGCATTGTGACAACGCGGGCACCGATCAGGCCGCGTAGGCCCTTGGCGGCTGTTTCGTCCATCGCCAGTACGGCATAACTGGTTTTCTCCGCGGTTTTGACGAACGGTTCATAGCCAAAGCGCTTGGCGCGATAATCGGTGAGATGCGCTTCGGCAAACATGAAATCGGCGGGCGCGTTTTGACGAACGTCGCGCCAGAAGAAGTGGAAGTTTCGGGGATAGACCAGCGTGACCGAATGTTTCATCGGCTTGAGCGCCTTGTTGAGGTGCGCCTCCAGCGGCGCAAACACTTCGGCAGCGCGCTCGGGCCCGTAATGCGGCTCGATTATGATCTTGAATTCTGCCGCCGTCGCGCCGCTTGCGCCCGCAACCAGGGCAAGCGAGGCTGCCAGACTACGAAACATCCGCTTCATTGACGCCTCCAGGGTCGATCATCTGAGTGGTGGTTTAGCACGTTCTTATTGACCTGCCAATGCTTTGAATAGGCTAGTTCAACCATGGTGTGACGAATGTTCAGGAATCGGCGAACACTTGCTCCAGAACCAAGTGGCGGCCGGCGGCGTCGGTGATGGCCATACCGGGCTGCGGCTCGTGCAGCACGGCCAAACCATCGCCGCCGATGGCCAAGGCCAATTCTCCCAATGGCTGGCCGCTGTCGGCGCTCAGAATCCGATGGTCGGTCTGATTCGGGTCGAGCCCGCTGAGCCGGCACAGCGCACGCTTGTTGCGGCCCAGAAAATGCGTTCGGGCGACGATTTCCTGACCGGGATAGCAGCCCTTGCCAACACTGATGGCACCCAGTCGCTTCAGTCCCAGCGCGTGGCCAATGAACAGTTCCGACCGTGTGGCATCCAGAAATGGCAGGCCGGCTGCAATGTCAGCCACGCCGGGCTGGGCCTGTGACGGCGAATCCGGTGACGATGCTTGGAGCCAGAAATGGCGTGTGTCGGACCCTGGCACGTTCAAACCGGCCAGCACCGACTCCGGAACGCTGGCACCGTCGCGCACGATGAGGTCCGGGCGCACGCGGATCGTGACTTTGCTTCGAAACACAAAGCGGCGCAGGCGCTCTGCCAACTCGGTACTCCGGCCAAACGCGATCGCCAGAACGAACGCATCCGGTGCCAGTCGAAACAGCGGAAAAAACGCCACGACCCGCCCTTGAGGGTTCAACCAGGCGCTGAACTGGCCCGAGCCTTGTGACACTGGTCGCAGGTCGCTCGCCAATTGCGATTGCAGGAAGCGCTCGGCATCCGGTCCGGCGACCTCCAGCAGCTCGAACGCGGCAAGGGCAGGGGACATGAACGTCGACTCCAGTTGGCAGGAGCGTTCACCCTGGGGGCGCTGTCGCAATTTTTCAAGGTTCTACCGACCCAGGGCGCTGATCTAAAGGCGCCGGCCCGCGTGGGCTAGCGCGAATTGCCGCGCTTGTAAACGACTTGTTCGTTCTGGGCGCGCTGGCTACCCTTGGAACGCTTTGTAAGCAGACTGCGCCGATCTTGAACGATTCCACCGCCAAAACCACCGAACTCGTGCCCGAGACCTCGCAAGACTCGCGGCCGGCAGCACCTGTGCTGCCCAAAGAGATCGGTGGTCGCGATGGGCCTGAGCCCACGCGCTTTGGTGATTGGGAAAAGAACGGACGCTGCATCGATTTTTGACGCGACGTCGGCACCATCACGTGCCTGACGCTGGACCACGAGAGGTGCTCAACATGGCAGGACAACGCCCCATATCGCCGCATCTGCAGATTTACAAGAAACAGCTGACGTCCACGCTGTCGATTCTGCATCGCATTACTGGTTTGCTGCTGGCCTTGGGTGGCGTGCTGCTGGTTGGCTGGGTGCTGGTACTGGCCGATGGCCCGGACCACTATGCCCATCTGCAGGGCACACTCGGTGGCTCGGTGCTGCATTGGTTTGTCTGTGTCGGGTTCTACGTGTTCAGTTTCAGTCTGAGCTATCACTTGCTGAACGGCATCCGGCATCTGTTGTGGGACGCAGGCATCGGCCTTGATATTCCAAACGCGTACAAGAGCGGCTGGATCGTGGTGCTGCTGGCCCTGGTGTCGACGGCATTGTTGGCCTTCCGCGCATTGAGTGGAGGTGCGGCATGAGTCTCAGAACCCCTCTGGCGCGCGTGCGCGGCCTTGGCTCAGCCAAGGATGGTACGGGCCATTGGCTCGCCCAGCGCATTTCGGCCGTGCTGCTCGTGCCCTTGTCGATTTGGTTCCTCGTCTGCTTCTGGCCGGTTCTGGGCCAGGAATATGCAGATGCCCGGGTGTATTTGGCCCAGCCAATGCACGCCTTCCTGCTGCTGGCGTTTGTGCTGACGCTGATCTATCACGCCCTGCTTGGGGTGCAAGTGGTGATCGAGGACTACATTCATACGCGCTGGCTCGAAGTCAGCCTGCAAGTTGCGATCAAGCTGATTGCGTTCCTGGCCGCGCTGGCCACGGCGTTCGCGCTGATCCGCATCGTTCTGGGAGCCTGAACCATGGCGATTGACGCCTACAAGATCATCGAACACAAATACGACGTCGTCGTGGTTGGCGCGGGTGGCGCCGGTCTCCGCGCAACCATGGGTATGGCCGCCAAAGGCCTGTCCACCGCGTGCATCACCAAAGTGTTCCCGACCCGCTCGCACACCGTCGCCGCACAAGGCGGCATGTCGGCCGCGCTGGCCAACATGGGCCCGGACGACTGGCGCTGGCACTTCTTCGACACCGTGAAGGGCTCGGACTGGTTGGGCGATCAGGATGCGATCGAGTACATGTGCCGGGAAGCGATTCCAGCCGTGATTGAGTTGGAACACTTCGGTGTGCCGTTCTCGCGCACGGACGATGGCAAGATCTATCAGCGCCCATTTGGCGGCATGACCACCGAATTCGGCAAGGGCCCGCCCGCCCAGCGCACGTGCGCTGCGGCGGACCGCACCGGTCACGCCATTCTGCACACGCTGTATCAGCAATCGCTGCGCTATGACGCCCGCTTCTACATCGAATATTTTGCGCTGGATCTGATCTTCGACAATGAAGGCGTCTGCCGTGGCGTGCTCGCGCTCGACATGGCCGAAGGTACGTTGCATCTGTTCCGCGCGCAGTCGGTCGTGCTCGCCACCGGTGGCTATGGTCGTGCCTACTTCTCCTGCACCAGTGCGCATACGTGCACGGGCGACGGCGGTGGCATGGTGCTGCGTGCGGGCCTGCCGCTGCAGGACATGGAGTTTGTGCAGTTCCACCCGACCGGCATTTACGGCGCGGGCTGCCTGATTACCGAAGGCGTGCGTGGCGAAGGCGGGCAGCTCAAGAACAGCAAGGGCGAGCGTTTCATGGAACGCTATGCGCCAAGCGTCAAAGATCTGGCGCCGCGGGACATGGTCAGTCGTTGCATGACCATCGAGATTCGCGAAGGCCGTGGCGTTGGCAAAGACGCCGACCACATCTTCCTGCATCTGGAACATCTGGGCGCCGGCACGATTCACGAAAAGCTGCCGGGCATTGCTGAATCGGCCCGCATTTTCGCTGGGGTCGACGTGACTCGCGAACCGATTCCGGTGCTGCCAACCGTGCACTACAACATGGGTGGTATTCCGACCAATTATCACGGCGAAGTCGTGACCAAGCGGGGCGACAACCCCGATCACGTGATTCCGGGCTTGTTTGCCATTGGCGAAGCGGCATGCGTGTCCGTTCACGGCGCCAACCGTTTGGGGTCGAACTCATTGCTCGATCTCGTGGTATTTGGTCGCGCTGCTGCGAATCGCTGCGCCGAAATCCTGAAGCCGAACGCGCCCCACAAGCCGTTGCCGAAGGACGCTTGCGACGCCGCGTTGAGCAATCTCGACCGCTTGCGCTATGCCAAGGGCGGTACGCCTACGGCCGACATCCGTCTGAACATGCAGCGTACGATGCAGCGCGATGCGGCGGTGTTCCGCACCGGCGAGACGTTGCTCGACGGGTGCAAAAAGATGACCGAGATCTACGACTCGTTTGGCGACGTCAAGGTCACGGACCGCTCGTTGATCTGGAACTCCGATCTGATCGAAACCCTGGAGTTGCAGAATCTGTTGGGTCAGGCCGTGGCAACCATCTATTCGGCCGAGCATCGCACCGAAAGCCGCGGTGCGCATGCCCGCGAAGACTTCAAGGATCGCGACGACAACAATTGGATGAAGCATACGCTGGTGTCAGTCGACACGGCGGGCAAAACCAGCTTCGACTATCGCCCGGTCCACATGTACACCAATGGCGACGTCGATGTGGTGCCGCCAACGGAGCGTAAGTACTGATGGACGCTTCGGATCGCAGCGGTGGCTTGATTGCTTGGCAATGGCGCACCTATGCCCGCAATCACCGCAGTCGGGTGAATCTGGTCGTGCACATGTTCGCCGTGCCGCTGTTCATCGCCGCGACGTTTGCAGCCATCCGATTGCTGATCGCGTCGGCGTTTGTGCCGGCGTTGCTGTGCCTCGTGATCATGGCGGTGGCGTTTCTGCTGCAGGGCATTGGTCACAAGCAAGAGCGCGAGCCGCCAGTACCGTTCAAGGGGCCGTTCGATTTTCTGGCGCGGGTGTTCGTTGAGCAGTTCGTGACCTTTCCAAGATTCGTGCTGTCGGGTGGCTGGAGCCGTCACCTGGCGGGGCAGTTTGATTCCTGAGGTGAACCATGGCTGAGTTTACGCTTCCGAAGAATTCCTTGGTCGGCAAGGGCAAGCATTTTGCGTCGCCAGGCGCCAAAGCGCCGCGGCAATTCAAGGTGTACCGCTGGAATCCGGATGACACGGCCAATCCGCGCACGGACACGTACGAGGTCGACTTGTCGAGTTGTGGCCCGATGGTGCTCGATGCGCTGATCAAGATCAAAAACGAGATCGACCCGACGCTGACTTTCCGCCGCTCTTGTCGCGAAGGAATCTGCGGCTCGTGTGCGATGAATATCGATGGCACCAACACGCTCGCGTGCACGAAGGCGATCGACGAGATTCAAGGCGAAGTGCGCATTTACCCGTTGCCGCACATGCCGGTGGTTAAGGACCTCGTTCCGGATCTGACGCACTTTTATGCCCAGTATGCGTCGATTCGGCCGTGGATGCGGACGCAGAGCGTGCCGCGTCCGGATGGCGAGCGCCTGCAGTCGAAGGAAGACCGCGCGAAGCTCGACGGACTGTACGAGTGCATTCTGTGTGCCTGCTGCTCGACGTCCTGCCCGAGTTACTGGTGGAACGGCGATCGCTACCTTGGTCCGGCCATTCTGTTGCAGGCCTACCGATGGATCATCGATTCGCGTGATGAGGACACCGGCGACCGTCTCGACAACCTCGAAGATCCGTTCCGTCTGTATCGCTGCCACACCATCATGAATTGCGCGAAGACCTGTCCGAAGGGTCTGAACCCGGCGAAGGCGATTGCTGAAATCAAGAAGCTGATGGTTCAACGGCGCTCGCTCTGAATTGGCAATCATGAGCGAACTAAGCCCCGAGCAAATCCGGGCCAAACGAATGCGCTGGCATTGCCGGCGCGGCACCACGGAGCTTGAGCGGCTGTTGGGTCGGCATTTGGACCGGCTGCTGGCGGCAGGCGATAGCCGGGCGCTGGATTTGTTCGAGCAACTGCTCGCTGAGGAAGATCGCGATTTGCAGCGTTGGCTACTGGGCTACGAAACGTGCACCGTACCGGAGTACGTGGCGTTGATTCATGATCTCCGCCAGCCCGCTTGACTGGACGCTGCGGCCATCGCGCCTGCAGCCGCTGTTCAGCGTTGGCGCAGTCACCCTTGGGCTCGCCGCACTCTTAATCTGGACCGATCTGCGGCTCTGGCAGCTATTGTCCGTATTGATCATCGTGCTCGGCCTGGAATGGTGGCGATTTCGCCGCTTTGGCCGCACCGAAGCCGGGCGCTATCTGATTCGGCCCGACGGGTTCTGGCAGTTGCCCGGGTCGGACGCACTCTGGCAGCTCCGGTCGGTCTCCTGGTTTCCGGGGCTCTGTCACTGTCAACTTCAAGAAGCCACGCGCCCAAGTGAAGCGCGGCAGTTGCTGTTCTGGCGCGACCAAGTGGACACGCATAGCTGGCGGCGTTTGCGGGCTCGTCTTCGAACATATCGTCCGGGAGCGGCTGAATAAGTCCATCCTGGACTTTCAGACCCGCATTGCCTCAGATTTTTTTCAGAGACTGCTCAAAACTGCGGGCGACGTTCAGGCGGTTGCGCGCTGCGGCCTGCGGGCGATATGGCGGTTTCGGACATCCCGTCGAACTGTGATGCAGTTCGCATAACAGGCTGTCAACTTCGCCACACTTTGGAGTGGAAAGGCGTCAACGTCGGCACGTCAACAGGGACATCGATGCAACCGACCCAGATCAGTAGGGCTTGTGTTTTCATAGCGCCCCAACCGACCGCAGCGCCTCGGCATAGCGGCTCTGAATCAGCGCGGACAAACGGACGCGTCGCCTGATTGCAAACCGGTCTGATGGCGATCAGGAGTGGTGTCATGCGTAGGTTCGTAAGCTGCTTGGTCTGCGTGCTGGCAATGGCTGCGACGCCGGTCTGGTCTGCCGTTGAGACTGCGGTGTCCCGCGATCCTGAATTGGGCACCAGAACCGCGCTGCCCAACGCCAAGTTCAAAAAGCGTTTGCATCGCTACGACGAGCCGATGCGAGCGCAGCAGTTTTTCAACTGGCAGCGGAGCAAAGATCAATCATTCGACACTGATCGCGCCATCGCCGAAGCGCGTCGGCTTGCCGAGCAAATGCCGTGGTTTTCCAGTGCCCGCAACGAAGTCGTGGCGGGTGTGCCGAATCTTGATCAGTCGGGAACAGAGCCAAACAGCGCACTCGACAGCTGGACGGCACTCGGCCCCGGCAATGTCGGCGGACGGACCCGTACGCTGGTGTTCCACCCGAACTTTGCCTCGAACAATACGATGTTCGTCGGCGGCGTCGCGGGCGGCATCTGGCGCACTACCGATGGTGGCAGCACATGGAGTCCGTTGGGCGATTTCAATCCGAACATCGCGGTGACGGCCATGTTGATTGACCGGACCAATGCGAACCACCTTTGGGTTGGTACGGGCGAAGGCTTCTTCAATGTCGATGGTGTTCGTGGTGCTGGCATCTTCGAGTCCAACGACGGCGGAACAACGTGGACGCAAATCCAGACAACCGCGCCGTCGGCCAGCAATACCAATTTCCGCTATGTGATCGACATGGCGCAAAGCCCGAATGCGGCAGCGACGTTTTATGTGACGACGCTCACCGGGTTATGGCGTACCACCGACAGCGGCGCGACCTGGACACGCTACATCGATCCGACTGCGGGAACCGCCGCCAACGGTTGCCACGACATCATCGTGCGGCCGGACATCACGCCGAACGACACGGTTGTGGTCAGCTGTGGCAATTTCGCGCCGACTGGCACGGCGACTGGCATTTGGCAAAGCACGAACGCGAATGCCGTCACGCCGACTTGGAGCAAGCGACTGGGCCCCGCCGGAACAACCGTCCTGAATCGGATGGGACGCACGAGTCTCGCTGTAGCGCCCAGCAATTCCGCCACGATGTATGCGCTGATCGCGTGCAGTGCCCAGGCAACATCGGGCACGACGGCTTGTGGTGATTTGGGCGGCACCGCCAACGACAATCATTTTGATGACGGGCTGCGTGCGATCTACCGCTCGACCGATGGTGGCGCGACCTGGGCCGCGCAATACACGAACGGCTTTACCGAAGCGACGACCGCCAATCGCGAACTATTGCTGACGAACCCGCTGATCGGCCGCTGTGGCCTCTGCACGTCCATCTGTGGTGTTGGCGCGACCAGCAGCTATGGTGGTCAGGGCTGGTACGACAACGTGATCGCGGTCGATCCGGCCAATGCCAGTCGGGTCTGGGTTGGCGGGATCGATCTGTGGCGGTCCGATGACGCTGGTGTCAACTGGGGAATTGCGTCGTACTGGGGCCAGCAATACATGCCCGGAGTGCCAGTCACCAACTACGCCCATGCGGATCAACACGGCATCTGGTTTCCGCCCAATTACGACGGCAGCACGGTCAAGACGCTGTTCGTGACCAACGACGGCGGCGTACACCGAACGCTGGATGCGACAGTTGCGGTTGGAACGTCGTCCACCAATAGCCAGGCGACGAATTCCATCTGCGGCCAGGCCAATCGGCCTGCCATTGCGTGGGGCAATCTCAATAACGGCTATCAGGTAACCCAGTTCTATCATGGCACCGTGTTCCCGAACGGCCAGACCTATTTCGGTGGCGCTCAGGACAACGGCACGAACCTGCGCGCGGAATCGACGATGAGCGCGAATCAGTGGAACGAGGTCAACGGCGGTGACGGCGGCTATGTGGCGGTGGACCCGACCAACACGAACATTCTGTATTCCGAAACGACTGGCATCAGCATCGACAAGTCCACTGACGGGGGCGTCAATTGGGCAAGCGCGATCAGCGGCATCACCGATGTGGGTGGCCTGTTCATCAATCCGTTCCTGCTCGATCCAAACCTGAATACGCGCCTGTTCACCTCCGGTCGAAGCATTTGGCGTTCCGCGAATTCCGCCGGGACTTGGACGCAGGCGTCGAGCGCGCTGGCCACGCGGACCTGTGGTGCGAGTGCCTTCAACGACAATTACTCGGCCTACGCAGTGGCGCCGGGGGACAGCAATCTGATGGTGATGGGCTCCGATCTGGGGCGGCTCTGCCGGATCACCAACGCCACCTCGTCAACCAATGCGACGACGCCGGTGTGCACGACGCCGCTCGGCACCAATTGCGCAACGATCTCCTCGATTGCGTTCGACGCGACTCAGGCAACGTCCACGGCGCAGAACAGCCGCGTGGTGTTCGCGACCGTTTCGGATTTTGGTTTCAGCCATGTCCTGAAATCCACCGACGGCGGCCAAACCTGGACTGCGATCGACAATCAGGCCGGCACCACCGCGCGACTGCCCGATGTCCCGGCACACTCGCTGGTCACGGATGCGGCGTATGGCGTCGGGCAGCGACTGTATGTTGGCACTGACCTCGGCGTGTTTGTCAGTATCGATGCGGGTCTGAACTGGATGCGCGAAAACGCAGGCTTCGCGAACACGCCAGTGGAATGGTTGCAGATGCATGCGCGGACGATTGGCACTGGGCTCGCTGCGGCAAAGGCGCCTGCCACGGGCCAACTGTTTGCCTTTACGCATGGTCGGAGTTTGTTCAAGACGAGTTTGCGCGCCGCTGGTGGTTTCTGTGCCAGTCCGGCGGCCGCGATTCCGGACAACAACGTGGGGGGCGCGACCTCCAGCATCACTCTGAGTAACATCAGCGCGACGCAGACCGGTTGGATCGACCTCGATCTGCAGATGACGGTGACGCACGCGAATGTGGGCGATCTCAGCGCCACATTGACGCGCACCAGTGGTGCGGGCGCACCGGTGTCGGTGACCTTGTTCTCCCGTCCCGGTGTGCCGAGCACGAGCTTCTGCACCGGCAGCGGCGACAATATTGCGGCGACGTTCGATGATGACGCGGACTTTACTGCCGAAACGCGTTGTATCGACGCCAACACGCCAACATTGGCGGGGCAGTTCCGTGCCGAGGGCGCTCTGTCATCCGTCTTGGTTGCCGGAACGGCGACCTATCAACTCACCATCAATGATCAGGCCGCGGGCACGGCGGGCACGCTGAACAGTTGGTGTTTGGTTCCGACTGCAAATACCGACGCCACCGTGCCCGTAACCTTGAGTGCGCTCACTTCCGAACGCGACCAACAGGGCGTGCTCACGGTGCGCGTGACGACCGATGTGCAGGTGTCGGTAGCAGCATTCGAACTCAGCAGTACACGGCGAGAACAAGAGGTATTTGAGCGCGCAGCGGCAGGAGCCGATCGCACGATGCCGGATACCCTGCAGTTGCGGGCGCCCTACAGCGGCAATCAGTTCTATCTGCGCATCCTGAACATCGATGGTTCGGCTGATACGTTGGGGCCGTTTCAGGTTGGTCAGCACTATGGCCGAGCGGCATCCAATGGTGAGGCCGTGCCCATCGACTGGCCTGCCGTTCGCCAGGAACAGAACCAGATCGGTCGCAGCCCGGCCAGTGTCAGTGCCGGCACGGGTGTGGCGCGGCCAGCCGTCAACCTGCTCGTGGCAGACGATGGGATTCAGAATGTGAGTTACGAAGCATTGATGACAGCTGGCGCAACTGGCTTTGCCGACGTGCCATTGGCCGATCTGGCACTGAGTCTGGAAGGGCGCCAGGTGGCCGTGAACGTGAGATCTGCAGACACGATCTTCAATGCTGGCGATGAGATTGAGTTCGTTGGGCACAGTCTGCACCGTCCGAGTCAGACTGGTGCGGCCTACGAGAGTCTGTACAGTCGCCGGCTTCCGTATCGGTTGAGCGTCGACCCGGACCATGCATTGCGCGTTCGGCCGGCTCGAACGAACGATACCCCGACCGATGGTCCGGCTCAGGTTCGCCAGCAGGTGACGGTGGAGGACAACCAGCTGTATGTCTACAGTGCGCCGCTGAACGACCCGTGGGCATGGTCCAGAACGCTGGCGATGAACGGATCACCAGCCACGACGCAGCACCAGTTTTCGCTCGCGTCCGTGGACGTCGCGGCGCCGGCGTCGATCGAAGTGAGTCTGTACGGTGGCAACGACTTCCCGCTGGGGGGCCTCGATCATCACGTCGAGGTCCTGTTGAACGGACAGTTGTTGGGCGAAACGCAGTTTGATGGCCTGCAGGCGCAGACCATGCGCTTCAGCCTGCCGGCAGGTAGTCTGCAGGCCAACAATACGTTGAGCGTGCGCGTGCCTGGGGATGTGGGGCAGGTCTACGACATGGTCTATCTGGAGGATATCCAGGTTGACTATTACCGCACGTTGCAAGCAACCGATGGTCAGCTGTCATTCGTGTCGGAGACCGGCGCCGGGCAGCCCGTCGCGCTGCCGCAAGGCTATCTGATGAGCGATGCATTTGAGGATCCGGTGCCCTTGTGCGTCCCGGAGGCCTGTCAGACCCTGACAATCACCGGCCTGCAGCCAGCCACTGCCAGAATTTATCAAGGTGCTGGCGAGGACTGGTTCGAGATCGCGGCGGTCGAGCAGTCGGGCGCGCTCAGGTTTACCGCGCCGGTTTCGGCGGGGCACCGTTTTGAAGTGGCTGACGCCAGCGGATTGAAGCATCCAGAGGTTGCGGCCATAGCGGATACCACGATGTTGAGCGCGGGGCCAGCCGAATATCTGGTGATCGCGCACCCACAGTTTCGGTCGGCATTGAGTGGCCTGCTTGCCGCCCGACAATCGGACGGACTCAGCACCAAGCTGGTCGATGTGGACGCGGTGTATCAGCAATACGCAGGCGGCCGTGTCGATCCGCAGGCGATCGATGACTACGTGGCGTTTGCGTATGCGAACCTGGGCACGCGCTATGTGCTCTTGGTTGGGGGCGATACTTACGATTATTTCGATGACTTGCATTTGGGTGCGATCTCGCACATGCCCACGATCTATCGGGCCGGCGATGCGTTTGTCCGATTCGCGGCCAGTGACAATGCGTTCGCCGACATCGATGGGGACTTGGTGCCGGAACTTGCGATCGGTCGCTTGCCGGTTCGAACAGTGGCTGAACTCAACACGCAGATCAACAAAATCTTGGCGTACCAATCGAACCA
It contains:
- a CDS encoding Mpo1-like protein, translating into MDASDRSGGLIAWQWRTYARNHRSRVNLVVHMFAVPLFIAATFAAIRLLIASAFVPALLCLVIMAVAFLLQGIGHKQEREPPVPFKGPFDFLARVFVEQFVTFPRFVLSGGWSRHLAGQFDS
- the sdhA gene encoding succinate dehydrogenase flavoprotein subunit — protein: MDAYKIIEHKYDVVVVGAGGAGLRATMGMAAKGLSTACITKVFPTRSHTVAAQGGMSAALANMGPDDWRWHFFDTVKGSDWLGDQDAIEYMCREAIPAVIELEHFGVPFSRTDDGKIYQRPFGGMTTEFGKGPPAQRTCAAADRTGHAILHTLYQQSLRYDARFYIEYFALDLIFDNEGVCRGVLALDMAEGTLHLFRAQSVVLATGGYGRAYFSCTSAHTCTGDGGGMVLRAGLPLQDMEFVQFHPTGIYGAGCLITEGVRGEGGQLKNSKGERFMERYAPSVKDLAPRDMVSRCMTIEIREGRGVGKDADHIFLHLEHLGAGTIHEKLPGIAESARIFAGVDVTREPIPVLPTVHYNMGGIPTNYHGEVVTKRGDNPDHVIPGLFAIGEAACVSVHGANRLGSNSLLDLVVFGRAAANRCAEILKPNAPHKPLPKDACDAALSNLDRLRYAKGGTPTADIRLNMQRTMQRDAAVFRTGETLLDGCKKMTEIYDSFGDVKVTDRSLIWNSDLIETLELQNLLGQAVATIYSAEHRTESRGAHAREDFKDRDDNNWMKHTLVSVDTAGKTSFDYRPVHMYTNGDVDVVPPTERKY
- a CDS encoding DUF1674 domain-containing protein; protein product: MNDSTAKTTELVPETSQDSRPAAPVLPKEIGGRDGPEPTRFGDWEKNGRCIDF
- a CDS encoding succinate dehydrogenase iron-sulfur subunit, producing the protein MAEFTLPKNSLVGKGKHFASPGAKAPRQFKVYRWNPDDTANPRTDTYEVDLSSCGPMVLDALIKIKNEIDPTLTFRRSCREGICGSCAMNIDGTNTLACTKAIDEIQGEVRIYPLPHMPVVKDLVPDLTHFYAQYASIRPWMRTQSVPRPDGERLQSKEDRAKLDGLYECILCACCSTSCPSYWWNGDRYLGPAILLQAYRWIIDSRDEDTGDRLDNLEDPFRLYRCHTIMNCAKTCPKGLNPAKAIAEIKKLMVQRRSL
- a CDS encoding NUDIX hydrolase codes for the protein MVQLFLDFAASSADCCERHHAPGHFTGSALVLSADSQRTLLTHHRKLDRWLQPGGHADGDGDLRAVALREAEEETGLVGLTVESAILDLDRHWIPERKGEPGHWHYDVRFLVRATASEAFVISEESHALKWWPLTAVATDAAFDPSLMRMAARCLERPV
- the sdhD gene encoding succinate dehydrogenase, hydrophobic membrane anchor protein — protein: MSLRTPLARVRGLGSAKDGTGHWLAQRISAVLLVPLSIWFLVCFWPVLGQEYADARVYLAQPMHAFLLLAFVLTLIYHALLGVQVVIEDYIHTRWLEVSLQVAIKLIAFLAALATAFALIRIVLGA
- a CDS encoding YgfZ/GcvT domain-containing protein; protein product: MSPALAAFELLEVAGPDAERFLQSQLASDLRPVSQGSGQFSAWLNPQGRVVAFFPLFRLAPDAFVLAIAFGRSTELAERLRRFVFRSKVTIRVRPDLIVRDGASVPESVLAGLNVPGSDTRHFWLQASSPDSPSQAQPGVADIAAGLPFLDATRSELFIGHALGLKRLGAISVGKGCYPGQEIVARTHFLGRNKRALCRLSGLDPNQTDHRILSADSGQPLGELALAIGGDGLAVLHEPQPGMAITDAAGRHLVLEQVFADS
- a CDS encoding phosphate/phosphite/phosphonate ABC transporter substrate-binding protein: MKRMFRSLAASLALVAGASGATAAEFKIIIEPHYGPERAAEVFAPLEAHLNKALKPMKHSVTLVYPRNFHFFWRDVRQNAPADFMFAEAHLTDYRAKRFGYEPFVKTAEKTSYAVLAMDETAAKGLRGLIGARVVTMPSPSMGFALLAEIWPDAIRQPNVMSTAQSWRDGVEIVFAGEAEAAIVPSIIKDEYPNLIVMTTTREFTGPAFSAAAGVDPAVKTAIKDALLNMHEDNDGYAALNELRISQFVEANASEYDGDDKLLESFFGYKPVEGGGQ
- a CDS encoding succinate dehydrogenase assembly factor 2, with translation MSELSPEQIRAKRMRWHCRRGTTELERLLGRHLDRLLAAGDSRALDLFEQLLAEEDRDLQRWLLGYETCTVPEYVALIHDLRQPA
- the sdhC gene encoding succinate dehydrogenase, cytochrome b556 subunit — encoded protein: MAGQRPISPHLQIYKKQLTSTLSILHRITGLLLALGGVLLVGWVLVLADGPDHYAHLQGTLGGSVLHWFVCVGFYVFSFSLSYHLLNGIRHLLWDAGIGLDIPNAYKSGWIVVLLALVSTALLAFRALSGGAA